A genomic region of Stenotrophomonas sp. NA06056 contains the following coding sequences:
- the trpB gene encoding tryptophan synthase subunit beta codes for MSASPIADFHAFPDAQGHFGRYGGSFVAETLVGPLQELAQAYDQARQDPAFQLAYDRDLAHYVGRPSPIYHAERLSDHVGGAQILLKREDLNHTGAHKINNTIGQALLAARMGKKRIIAETGAGQHGVASATVAARLGLECVVYMGATDIERQKINVYRMKLLGATVVPVTSGSATLKDALNEAMRDWVTNVQDTFYIIGTVAGPDPYPRMVRDFNAIVGREAREQMLAEYGRLPDAITACVGGGSNAIGLFHAFLNDRQVEIVGAEAAGDGIHTGRHAASIAAGRPGVLHGNRTYVLCDDDGQIIETHSVSAGLDYPGVGPEHAFLADSGRARYVGITDEEALQAFHLLAHTEGILPALESSHALAQAMKLARERPRDQIVLCNLSGRGDKDVHTIAAREGLVL; via the coding sequence ATGTCTGCCTCCCCCATTGCCGATTTCCACGCATTCCCTGACGCCCAGGGCCACTTCGGTCGTTACGGCGGCAGTTTCGTCGCCGAAACCCTGGTCGGCCCGTTGCAGGAGCTGGCCCAGGCCTATGACCAGGCCCGTCAGGACCCTGCATTCCAGTTGGCCTATGACCGCGATCTGGCCCATTACGTTGGCCGGCCGAGCCCGATCTACCACGCTGAACGGCTGAGCGATCACGTCGGTGGCGCGCAGATCCTGCTCAAGCGCGAGGACCTGAACCACACCGGCGCGCACAAGATCAACAACACCATCGGCCAGGCGCTGCTGGCCGCGCGCATGGGCAAGAAGCGCATCATCGCCGAGACCGGCGCCGGCCAGCATGGCGTGGCCAGTGCCACCGTCGCTGCGCGGCTGGGCCTGGAGTGCGTGGTGTACATGGGGGCCACCGACATCGAGCGGCAGAAGATCAACGTCTACCGCATGAAGCTGCTCGGTGCGACGGTGGTGCCGGTCACTTCCGGCTCGGCCACCCTGAAGGATGCCCTCAACGAAGCGATGCGCGACTGGGTCACCAACGTGCAGGACACCTTCTACATCATCGGCACGGTTGCCGGTCCGGACCCGTACCCGCGCATGGTGCGCGACTTCAACGCCATCGTCGGCCGCGAGGCGCGTGAGCAGATGCTGGCCGAGTATGGTCGCCTTCCCGATGCGATCACCGCCTGCGTCGGCGGCGGCAGCAATGCGATCGGCCTGTTCCATGCCTTCCTCAACGACCGCCAGGTCGAGATCGTCGGCGCCGAAGCCGCTGGCGATGGCATCCACACCGGACGCCATGCGGCCTCGATCGCTGCTGGCCGTCCCGGCGTGCTGCACGGCAACCGCACCTATGTGCTGTGCGATGACGATGGCCAGATCATCGAGACCCATTCGGTATCGGCCGGCCTGGACTACCCGGGCGTCGGTCCGGAACATGCGTTCCTGGCCGACAGCGGCCGCGCGCGCTACGTCGGCATCACCGACGAAGAGGCGCTGCAGGCCTTCCACCTGCTGGCCCACACCGAGGGCATCCTGCCGGCGCTGGAGTCCAGCCATGCCCTTGCACAGGCGATGAAGCTTGCGCGCGAACGCCCGCGCGACCAGATCGTGCTGTGCAACCTCTCCGGCCGCGGCGACAAGGACGTGCACACCATTGCTGCGCGCGAAGGCCTGGTGCTGTGA